CTTCTGTTTCGGCAGTACCATCCCAGTGCGCATATACAAACCCACCCTCTTCGCTATTGATAATCTTTTTGAACTCTTCGTAAGTATCCACTTCAAACGAATGTGAAGTTCTATAGTCCAACGCCTTTTTATATATCGTTTCCTGGATGTTATCGAGTAATTCAGATATGCTTTGCGCAAAATTGTCATCTAGTGGCATCACGTTCTTTTCAAGCAAATCTCTTCTAGCTACTTCTACCGTGTTATTCTCTAAGTCTTTAGGCCCAATAGCAATTCTAACTGGTGTACCCTTCAATTCATACTCAGCAAATTTCCAACCTGGCTTGTGCGTCTTGCGGTTATCAAACTTTACGGTGATACCCAATTTTTTCAAATCTGCTTTTATCTTCAAAGCCACTTCAGATATTTCAGCCAATTGCTCATCACTTTTGAAGATAGGCACGATCACCACTTGGAATGGAGCCAATTTCGGAGGCAACACTAATCCTTGATCATCAGAGTGTGCCATAATCAGCGCGCCCATCAATCGTGTACTTACTCCCCAAGAAGTACCCCACACATATTCCATTGCTCCGCCTTCTGCGTTGGCAAATTTTACATCAAACGCTTTCGCGAAATTCTGCCCTAAGAAGTGGGAGGTTCCCGCTTGTAAGGCCTTTCCATCTTGCATCAAAGCTTCAATACAATAGGTATCCTCGGCTCCAGCAAATCTTTCGCTTTCTGACTTTACTCCTCTCAATACAGGTAAGGCCAAGAAATTTTCAGCGAAATCAGCATATACGTTCATCATCTGAACGGTTTCATCAATGGCCTCTTGCTTGGTTGCGTGGGCGGTATGCCCTTCTTGCCATAAAAACTCAGCCGTTCTCAAAAACAAACGAGTTCTCATTTCCCAGCGCACCACATTGGCCCATTGATTGATCAGCAATGGCAAGTCTCTGTAAGACTGAATCCAATTTTTATATGAGTTCCAAATGATGGTTTCCGAAGTTGGTCTTACGATCAGTTCTTCCTCCAACTTAGCATCAGGATCTACTACGACTCCTTTGCCGTTCTCATCGTTTTTTAATCGATAGTGTGTTACTACCGCACATTCTTTAGCAAATCCTTCCACGTGGTCGGCTTCTTTGCTGAGATAAGATTTAGGGATGAATAAGGGAAAATAAGCATTAGAATGGCCTGTGTCTTTGAACATTTCATCCAGCGTAGCCTGCATTTTTTCCCATATGGCAAACCCATAGGGTTTGATCACCATACAGCCTCTTACATCCGAGTTTTCAGCTAAATCTGCTTTTTTTACTAATTCATTATACCACAAAGAATAATCTTCGCTCCGCTTTGGTAATCCTTTACTCATCTTGATTTCTTAAATTTGGTATGGATATTGCTTTCTTATCCGCAAAAATTGGACACAAATATAATAGGTTGTCCAGTAATTAAAATCAATGTCTTACCAATTAAACCCGGAGGTAGTTATGATTCTAAAAAACTTAAAGTCGCCTGCAGTATTAGCTTTGACCCTTTGTATGGGAATAGCACACACCGGATTTGGTCAAGACGAATACGATGACATGTATTTTTCTTCAAAAGATCGAAAGAAGATAAAATACGCCCAGGAAAATACTGAAGCCAGTATAACATACGAGTCTTACTCGAATAATACTTATGACAATCCTTCCTACTCCGCTAAAGAAGTAAATCCAGAATATATTGAGAAATACAAGCAGCAGGCCAGAGCCTCTGTAGCAAGTGAGGTAGCCGCAGCAGAAGGAAACACTAATCCTACTTATAGTAGTACGGATTACTTTGTAGAAGGAGAAGTCGCTGACTACGACAACCCTTCTTTCTACGATGATCCCAAATACAATAGACAAAACGAATCAACTGTAGTCAACAACAACTACTACGGAAATGCATATCGCAACCCATATTACGGCGGTTTCAATTCATGGGGACCTTCCATGATGATGAGCTATAATAACTGGGGTGGTTGGTCTTATGGAATGAGCTATGGTTTTGGTTGGGGAAATGGGTATTATGATCCTTTCTTTTATGACCCGTTTTATTGCCCAGTATATAGCTATAATAGTTATAGGTGGTACGGCAATGGTTATAACAGAGGTTTTTATAACGGTTATAACTATGGCTACTATGCTGCCAATGGAATTGATAATGGCTACCAAAGGCATATTACAAGAGGTGCAAGAGGAAGCAGAAGTCAATCCGCCGCCAGCAATTCCAGCATTGTGAAATATTCGTCGACAACACCAGCCAGGAGTTCGGGCAGAGCTGTGGCGACAAGTGGAAGAGCAAGTGGTTCAACTCGAATTGCTAGTACATCCAATAGTAGTGGAAGAGTAGCCAATCAATCTAATAATCAGGTTCAATCACAAAATGAATACCTGAGAAAAGCCAACGTAAGTACATCACGTTCGCGATTGACAGAATTATCGAACAGAACAAATTCGCGTTCAGTCGTGAGTAGCAGAACGACATATACTAACAACAATTCCAGGGTTTCGTCTAACCTTAATAGGCAAAACAACAGTCTCACGAAGACTCCGTCAGTTTCTACCAGAACTACGCGAAGTACCAATAGCTCGCGAAGTTCATCTGGAAATGTAAGAAGGTATAATTCTCAAAGTTCATCTTATTCAAGTCCTTCGAGAAGTTCATATTCGGGAACACGGTCATCCTCTCCGAGCCGGTCTTATGCCGCTCCATCAAGATCAAGTAGTGTATCCAGAAGCTCTGGAAGTTCTTCTGGATCTTCAAGTAGATCAAGTTCACGAGGAAGAAGGTAAGTCATCAGCATTCGAAATAATTTTTTAATGAACAAACTATTCCTTTTAGTTTTTACACTCTCGTTGTGCGCCTATCACTCCAATGCTCAGATTGGATACTACACAGATGCCCTGAACTATAGCCGAACTAACTCTATTGGAACAGCTAGAACGCAGGCACTCGGCGGAGCTCAGGTAGCGCTTGGCGGAGACATTAATGCCGCTTATGCCAACCCTGCAGGCTTGGGATTTAATAGAAGTTCGGTCGTCACCTTTACTCCTTCCATCAATTTTTCTAATAGCGATTCCGAGTACTTCGGACAATTGGCGGATGATTCTAAAGCCAATTTCAATATTGCCAACCTAGGCGTGATCTTCAACTTCGCCAAAAGTGATTATGAAGACAGTAAATTTAAAGGAGGGTCATTCGCCATCACCATGACTCGAGAAAACAACTTCCATCAAGACATTTTATATGATGGATACAATGAACAGATACAAGGCAAATCTTCGATAGTAGACTCATGGATTGATCAAGCCTGGGGAACACCTACTGACAGACTTATTAATTTGGGCTATCCATACGATGCATACAATCATTATTTAATTAGTGATTATGGAGACCCTAATCAACCTGGTTATGACAAATACATGGGGTACTTGCCAGACAGTACCATCCGAGAACTAGGTGATTTTCCAAGACAAATTGAGACTATTAAAAACAAGGGTGGTCAATATCAATGGGATTTTTCTGCTGGTGGAAATTACAATGACATCATTTATTTTGGCGCAAGTCTGGGGTTGAATTCAATCAAGTATTCTAATGAAAGCCTGTATAGCGAAAGCGAATTTCTGTATAATGATCAACCCGATGATATCATCAACGAAATTAGCACGAGATCAACAGTAGATGTGCGTGGCACTGGCGTCAGCGGAACCTTCGGTTTGATCGCTCGACCATTAGATCTCGTCAGGTTTGGAGTTTCTCTGACTACTCCTACCCATTACTGGTTATCAGAAGAAACTTCAGAAGATCTGCTAACTTCTTACAACAGCTGGGATTATCATGATCCTAATTCTTCCGAAGTAATACGTTTGGAAGATTTCTACGATGAATATTTTACAGAGTCAACGTATCAGATTAAAACACCCATGAAACTGACGACAGGCCTAGCTTTCTTTTTGGGTAAAACAGGATTCATTTCAGCAGACATAGACTTTATCGATTACTCTAAATCTAAAATCAAATCATCTGATTTTGACGTCACCGATGACAATCTTGCCATTAGCACCTTGTATCAGAAAACCATTAATTGGAGAGTGGGAAGTGAATTTAGAGTGAGTTCGTTTAGAGTCAGAGGGGGGTATAGTTATGAAGGCGATCCTTATAACAATAGCAGCATCGACAACAGCATTAGAAAAGTATCCGGAGGTATAGGTTATAGAAATCGAGAATTTTTTGTGGATGTATCAGCGGTACATAGCAAATGGTCATCTTCTCGAAGCCCTTATACGATCTATTCATTCGATGATCCCAATGAAGACATCAGCCCAACGGCTTTTATTGAAAACAAGAATTTAAATGTATCTGTGACTTTTGGAATCAACTTTTAACCGATTCCAAATACTCAAGGATATCCTCAAGATTCGAATTGGTAGTGAACGAGGCTTTCTCATATTGAGGAAGTCTCTTTTTATATAGCTCATCCATATCTTGAGCGAGCGTATCGTCCTCCATTTGATTGACTAAGGGTCGTGTACTCTTCTCCTTTTTCACCCTTTCGACAATAGTGTCCATAGGAGTATCTATGAAAATAGTCGCTCCCGCTGAGTTCATTTGGTCCATATTGTCATAGAAGCATGGTGCGCCACCACCAGTAGCTATCACGGCAGGTTCATTCAACCGAATGAGCATAAGCAACACACTGTTTTCAAGTTCTCTAAAGTAGTCCTCTCCTACTTGTTCGAAAATATCAGGAATTACCCATCCAGCCATACGCTCGATTTCGGCATCTAAATCAAAGAAATTACGGTTCAGCTTTTCTGCAAGCTGCTTTCCTAAGGAAGACTTACCCGAACCTGGCATGCCTACTAAAAATATTTTTGAAGGGGTTTTCAAGCGATCTTATTAGTTACCTCTTTGTATTGCATTTTATGAAGTTGTGCATAATAACCATCTTTTGCAAGTAATTCGTCGTGAGAACCTGTTTCTTTTATCTCACCCTGCTCCAAAACGAGTATTTTGTCTGCATGCTGGATAGTTGACAAACGGTGAGCAATGACAATAGAAGTTCTACCCTTCATCATCCGATCAATCGCTCGCTGAATCAATTCCTCTGTCTCTGTATCCACACTAGAGGTCGCTTCATCTAGAACAATGATCTTAGGGTCGTAGACCATGGCACGAACAAATGAAATTAACTGTCGCTGGCCTACTGACAATGTAGCTCCACGTTCCATCACGTTATAATCCAGCCCGCCAGGTAGCCGTTCAATAAATTCTCTTGCGCCAACCAGCTCAGCTGCATGCATGACTTGCTCTCTGGAAATATCTTCGTTTCCAAGCGTAATATTCTTTTCGATGGTATCCGAAAACAAGAAAACATCTTGAAGCACTACCCCAATATTTCTACGCAAGGCACTCAATTCATATTCATGAATATCGTATCCATCCACAGCAATAGACCCTTTGTTTATATCATAAAATCTGCTGAGCAGATTAATTACTGAAGACTTTCCTGCACCTGTAGCCCCTACTAGAGCAATCGTTTGACCGGGCTCCACTTCGAAGCTAATGTTCTTCAATACATAATCTTCATCATTATAGGCGAACCAAACCTTATCAAAAACTACCTGTCCCTCCAAATGATCTGGATTTTTCGACCCTTCATTCGGAATATGTTCCTTGTTCTCCAATAAATCTATCAAGCGATTCGAACTCACAATGCCCATTTGCAAGGTATTGAACCTGTCCGCGATCATTCGAATGGGACGAAAGAACATCTGAATGTACATAATAAAAGCGATGAGTACACCGGGTTGGTATTGAGCATCTATCATCTTCACCGCACCATACCATACCACCAAACCAATGCCAATCGCTTGAATCACCTCCGCTACTGGGAAGTAGACCGAATAGTACATCACGGATTTAATATTCGCTTTCTTATGCTCGCGATTTATGTCTTTGAATTTTTCTAACTCTCGCTCTTCACTATTAAAAATTTGCACAATACTCATCCCAGTGATATGCTCTTGTACGAAAGAGTTCAAGTTGGATACCGCAGTTCTGACGCTATTAAAAGAGACCTTTATTTTTTCCTTAAAAATATAGGTTGCGAAAATCAATACAGGCAAAGTGGACAAACTCACAAGTGTTAATTTCCAATCTGTATAAAACATGAAAATCAAAATCACCACCAATTGAAGCAAGTCTCCAATCATCATAGCTATACCCTGACTGAAAACATCAGCCAAAGTCTCAATGTCAGAAATGTTTCGAGTGACCAATCGGCCGATTGGGGTTTTGTCGAAGAACTTAAGCTTGAGTTTTTGAATATGTTCGTAGAGACTCGTTCTAATATCTCGAATGATGTATTGACCCAGCCAACTGGATAAGTAGGTATGTGCGTATTGCACAAAAGCCTGGGCGATGAGCAGTACGATCAACAATCCAATCATAAAGATCAAACCATCGAAGTCTCCATTAGCCACATCATTGTCAATAGTAACTTGAATGAGATACGGCCTAATAGGCACCAATATCGCCAATGCAATGGTGAGTAAAACCAACAGCCAAAACTGCGTCATATATGGCTTGACAAAAACAAAGATTCTTTTCAGAACTTTGAAATCGAGGATTTTACCGTCGGGTTTTTCTTTTTCCAAACTATTTTAGTGCTGACTTGAAATTAAAGATAAATGTCTTTGGGGTAGATGATGTCGCGCAAATATAGGCCATGTGCAGGAACAGATCGACCTGCTTTTTTTCGATCTCGGCTTTCCAATACGGCTTGAAATTCTTCAACTTTCATTCGCCCTTGGCCTACGTCCAGCATGGTGCCAACTAAGGCCCGAACCATCCCCCTCAAAAATCTATTGGCACTTACGTGAAAATGTATCTCATCGTTTTGCTTTTCCCAACTTGCGGTAAATATTTCACAATTAAAATTGTTGACTTCAGTCTTCACCTTACTCATGGCCTCGAAGTCTTTCCACTTTTTTATCAACTCGCAGCAAGCATTCATTGCCCCTATATCTAGCGGTTGATGAAAATGATAGGACAACCCTTGTTTGAATGGGTTCTTTCGTTGATGAATTTTATAAATGTAAGCGCGAGATGTGGCTTCAAATCTTGCGCTTACCTCATCCTTGACCAGATGAATTTCATTGACTGATATATCCAATGGCAAAAGACTATTCAGTTTGGCTACCAACTGCAATGGATCAATCTGCTTATCACAATCAAAGTGAACCATCTGCATCATGGCATGAACACCCGTATCCGTTCTACCACTTCCAATAGTCGATAGGTCTTTTCTTAATATCGTGGATAATGCTTCATTGAGAACACCTTGTACGGTTTTCGCATTATTCTGAATCTGCCAGCCATGGTAATTCGACCCGTCATAAGAAATATCAATGAAGTACCGCATGAAGACTTATATCACGCCTAGCTCTTTTCCAACTTTGGTGAAAGCAGCAATGGCTTTATCCAAGTGCCCTTGATCATGGACAGCAGAAAGCTGAACCCTAATCCTCGCCTGGCCTTTAGGCACCACAGGAAAATAAAACCCAATCACATAAATGCCTTCTTCAAGTAATCGGGCAGCAAATTTCTGAGATAACACAGCATCGTAAAGCATGATCGGCACAATAGGGTGGAATCCTGGCTTAATATCAAATCCAGCAGCTGTCATTTTTTCACGGAAGTATTTAGTATTTGCCTCTAACTTATCTCTAAGCTCAGTCGTTTCACTTAGCATATCAATTACGGCAATCGAAGCGCCTACAATCGATGGTGCTAATGTGTTTGAGAACAAATAAGGTCTCGACTTCTGACGAAGCATCTCAATAATTTCTTTTTTTCCAGAAGTAAATCCTCCGGATGCACCACCTAAGGCTTTTCCTAAAGTACCCGTAATAATATCTACTCGATCCATCACTCCACAAAGTTCATGAACTCCTCTTCCAGTTTTACCCATAAAGCCAGTAGAATGACACTCGTCTGTCATCACCAAGGCATCATACTTATCAGCCAGGTCACAAATTTTGTCCATTTGGGCTACTGTGCCATCCATAGAAAACGCACCATCAGTTACGATGATTTTACATTTGGCGTCCTTGGCTTCAATCAACTTAGCCTCCAAATCAGCCATGTCATTGTTGTTGTACCTATAGCGCTGCGCCTTACACAATCTCACCCCATCTATAATAGAAGCATGATTCAAAGCATCAGATATGATTGCATCTTCAGGTCCAAAAAGTGGCTCGAACACGCCACCATTAGCATCAAAAGCAGCGGCATAAAGAATAGTGTCTTCAGTTCCCAAAAACTCAGAAATTTTTCTTTCCAACTCTTTGTGAATGTCCTGTGTACCACAAATAAATCGAACAGATGACATGCCAAAACCATGCGTATCAATAGCGGCTTTAGCTGCTTCAATTACTTTCGGGTGTGAAGAAAGACCAAGGTAATTGTTCGCACAAAAATTAATTACCTCTTTGCCTTCACTCGTTTTTATATCGGCACCTTGAGGCGTGGTAATAATCCTTTCAGATTTAAAAAGGCCAGCTTCTTTGATCTCTTGTAGCTGTGTTTTTAGTTTGGCTTCTAAAGACTTATACATGGAAATTATTTCATTTTGGGTTTAAACTTCATTTTTGGTTTGGATGGAGCCACTTCTACCTCTTCACTCAACTGATATTTTCTTCTTATCGGGTTGATTAAAAATAATTTTTGAGCAGTAAAGCTGGCTGGATGAGTTTCAGCAAAAACCAAGGCTAGTTTTTCATACAATTCCGGCTCAGATGCTCTGAATTTTAGTGCATCAATTTTCTTGCTACTCAAATAAGATTTAAAGTCGATTTGATTTTCCATCACACGGCAAATATACGGTTTGTTCACAAAGAGCAGAGCAGGTTTTTTATACGAAATACTCGCTGAATCATTTAAATATTATTTTTCGAGTAGAGTAAAAAAGCTAAGCAATTGTGGTTTTAATTCGCTGCATTAAATACATTTGAAAAAACCATTATTAATCCTTATGGCTCAATTGGAAACATTAGCTCTACAAGTATCCGACGGCATTCTTACCATTACATTTATCCGAGAATCTGCACTCAACGCATTAAATGATAAAACATTTAATGAACTAAAAAGCACTTTCGAAGAAGCCCTGGATAACAAAGACATTTCTGGGATTATCCTCACTGGAGCCGGAGAAAAGGCCTTTGTAGCCGGAGCTGATATCACAGAATTGGCTAAAATGACTGAGGTAAATGGTAGAAGTTTTGCTGAAAAAGGCCAGGAGATTTTCGACATGATTGAAGGCTCTGCAAAGCCCGTTATTGCGGCCGTGAATGGTTTCGCACTAGGTGGTGGATGCGAACTGGCTATGGCTTGCCATATGAGAATCGCTACTGCTAATGCCAAATTTGGCCAACCTGAAGTGAACTTAGGAGTTATTCCAGGGTATGGGGGCACACAGCGCTTAACTCAACTTGTAGGCAAAGGCAAAGCACTCGAACTCATGCTGACGGGAGATATGATTGGTGCGGAAGAAGCACTCTCTCTAGGGTTAATCAATTATAAAGTTGACTCTAAAGCTGAAATGATCTCCAAAGCCGAGGAAATTTTGAAAAAAATTCAAACCAAGGCCCCTCTTGCTGTAGGCATGGTGATCGACTGCGTAAAAGCTGTTCATACTTCCGGTGAAAATGGTTTTCAAACAGAGGCCAATTCATTTTCGAGATGCTGCGGCACAGAAGATTTTCAAGAAGGCACTTCGGCCTTTCTTGAAAAAAGAAAGCCTAATTTTAAAGGCGAATAATCAAAGTAGTTCATGAAATTAAAATTCTGGCTAATACATGAGTAAAGTCAAAGGATTAGCTGGAGACACCATATGGTATGGGTTAAGCAGCATCATTGGCCGCATGCTATCCTACTTATTGGTGCCTTTATACACTTCCGTTTTCCTGCCAGGAGAGTATGGAATTGTAACTGAGCTTTATGCTTATACGGCTTTTCTGTACCCCATTTTTACCTACGGGATAGAAACCGCCTATTTCAGATTTGCCAACAAGAATCCAAAAGAAGAGCCTGCACTTTTTAACCTGATCGTCACTATGATGATCCTGTCCAGTACTTTCTTCGCTGGTGTTTTATTTTATTTTGGTGCTGACTTAGCGATAGCCTTGGACTATCCAGGAAAAGAAATGGTGCTCTACTGGTTAGCTGCCGTGCTCGCCGTAGATGCCATCACCTCAGTTCCATTTGCACGATTACGTTTTCGCAAGCAAGCCAAGAAATTTGCTTTTATTCGGTTTTTCAACATTGCATTCGCTGTAGCACTAAACCTGTTTTTTCTGGTTTTCTGCCTCAAAATTTATGAAGGCCTTTGGCTAGTGGATTTGCAGGATTTCATGCTCGAGCACTACGATTTTGAGTTCAAAGCGAAATATGTTTTTCTATCTAACCTTATTTCTAACTCACTCCTCATTCTATTATTAATTAAAGAATTTGATGGATTCAAACTCAGGTTTAATTGGAAAAAGCTTGCGCCCATCTTGCTCTATGCTTCTCCCTTGCTTTTTATGGGATTGGCAGGAGCAACCAACGAAATGCTTTCTCGTGCACTACTCAAAATTTGGCTGCCCGAGGGGTATTACCCTAATCAAACCAGTATAGCAGCACTTGGTATTTTTGGCGCTTGCTATAAATTATCCGTATTCATGATGTTAGGGATTCAAGCCTTTAGGTATGCTGCAGAACCTTTCTTTTTCTCAAATGCACAAAGCAAAGATTCACCAAAACTATTTGCTCATGTGATGACCGGCTTTGTCATTTTCTGCACATTGGTTTTTGTGGCTATTTCGCTCAACCTTGAAGTGATTGGAATGGTCTTCTTTTCTAACCCAGCTTATCGTGAAGGCTTATATGTAGTCCCTATTTTGCTGCTGGCCTATTTGTTTAATGGCATTTATTATAATCTCTCCGTCTGGTATAAAGTCACGGATCGTACGGTCTACGGAGCAGGGATCACCATTTTGGGTGCCACGCTTACCATATTACTCAATTACTTGCTTATCCCAGTATTAGGCTATTTTGGTAGTTCGATCGTTACGTTAGTTTCTTATTTTTCTATGGCTTTGATAAGCTATCTGTTTGGTCAAAAATATTACCCTATCCCTTACCAAGTTATCAAAATAGCAGTTTATCTGGTGTTAGCTTCTCTACTCATATTGGTTTTTTATCAAATCGATACAGACAACTGGGTAGCCAACTTTTTCATTAAAAATTTGGGTGTCTTGATTTTTATAGCGGGAACCTATTTAGCTGAGAGAAAACATCTTGCAGGCCGAGTAGTATTCGGGTTTAAATTTCCTTAAATTATTGAGTCATTTGGTACTAGTACAAATGAATGAATTGAAAATCAATAAGGTACAGCGGTTTTTCCTTAAATTTGTGAATCCTACAAACTATGAAAGGTGGCTGATCGTTTGATCAATACTATGATGACAATATTGCGGACTATATTCATTCTGACCCTGATACTTACTTGTGGTTATACTTCTTTTTCGCAAAAAAGGAAAAAGAAAAACAAGCCTCAGGTGAACATCGAAAAGGTTCAGTTTCTAACAGATGAGGAAAAAGCAGAAGTTGACCTCTACTTTTTAGAAGGAGAAAAGTATTTCCTTCTTCAGGACTTTTCAAAGGCAATGACTGCCTTTCATAAGGTACTACAACTAGACCCTAAAAATGCCGCCACCCACTATAAAATTGGTCAGATTTATAGTGAAAACAATGATATAGATAAGGCATTGCCGCATGCCATATTTGCAAAAAACTACAACCCCAAAAACAAATATTATTACCTCTTGTTGGCTCATATCCAAACAAATCTTGAGGATTTTGTTGCGGTAGAGAAAACCTATACAGAAATGCTGGCAAATGTGCCTGATACGGAAAGCTACCTTTTTGAATTAGCTGCCATTCAATTGTATCAAAAAGAGTATGAAGCCGCACTAGTCAGCTATCAAAAGGCCGAAGACCATTTTGGAGCCATGGAAGAAATCATCCTCCAAAAACAAACGGTTTATTTGAAAATGAACCGTATGGATTTGGCCGTAGAAGAGGGAAAGCGACTCATGGACCTGTATCCAAATGAGCCCTCACATGCGCTTTCGCTAGCACAAATGATGCTGTCCAATGACAAGTATGAAGAAGCTGAGGAATTTATCCTGTCTAAAATTGATCAATACCAAAACAACGAAAGACTATACATCTTCCTTTCGGAAGCTTATGGAAAGCAGAAAAAATACGCGAGAGCAATTAAAGTTTTAGAAGTTCCGTTTGCCAGCACTACGCTGGACTTAACCAGAAAGATTAGAACAATGGCAGGCTACCTTGCCATGCTTCCCAATGAGGAGCTCAATGAGCCACTACTCAAATTATCCGAAAAGCTGGTAAAAACTCATCCAAACTCCTATCAGGCTTTGGCAATGACCGGTGACTTATATTACAATATCAACGATAGACCAAAAGGAAGGGAGTATTACCTGAAAGCCGTGGAGATAGATGGATCCAACTACAACATATGGCAAAACATATTGTCTCTGGATCTCGAAATGGAAGATTACGATGCAGTGATCGAGCATTCCGAAAAAGCCATCGAGAATTTCCCTAATCAGGCCACACTTTACTACTTCGGAGGAACAGCCTATTTGATTAAAAAAGACTATGAAAATGCATTGAAGACGTTCAATGCAGGTAAGGCATACGCCGCCAGAGATGCTCAAATGAAAAGTCTTTTTCATGGTCAGTTGGGTGATGCATATAATAGTATAGGTGATCATAGTAAATCAGACGAGGCCTATGAGATTGCCTTAGATGCAAAGCCAGACAACGATCATGTTTTAAATAATTATAGCTACTTCCTGTCCTTACGAAAGAAGGATCTGGACAAAGCTTTTAAAATGTCTTCAAAATTGGTTAGAGATTTTCCCGAAAATTCGACTTATCTTGACACTCATGCATGGGTGCTCTACATGATGGGGGACTTTGAAGGAGCAGAAAAAAACTTAAAGCAGGCCTTGTTGTATGAACCTAGCGCTACCATCATCGAGCATTATGGAGACGCTTTATTCAAATTAGGAAAAATAGACGAGGCCATCATACAATGGAAAACCGCTAGAGATATGGCGGAGGACACTACCACTTTGGACAAAAAAATAGCTGATAAACAACTTTATGAATAGATTTATCCTATGCCTTGCAGGTTTGTTGATATTTTCAGCCTGTAGCAAAAAACTCGCCATCTTCTCTTCTAAATCATCTCAGCTCAATCTGAATAATTTGGAATATGACAACCTATCTTTAAAGTCTAAGATTAAATACAAAGATGAAAATCGTGACCTCAAGGCCACCGCGAATATCAGAGTCAAAAGAGATAGTATCATTTGGTTTTCCCTTACCCCAGGACTTGGCATCGAGGCGGC
The sequence above is drawn from the Reichenbachiella sp. genome and encodes:
- the truA gene encoding tRNA pseudouridine(38-40) synthase TruA → MRYFIDISYDGSNYHGWQIQNNAKTVQGVLNEALSTILRKDLSTIGSGRTDTGVHAMMQMVHFDCDKQIDPLQLVAKLNSLLPLDISVNEIHLVKDEVSARFEATSRAYIYKIHQRKNPFKQGLSYHFHQPLDIGAMNACCELIKKWKDFEAMSKVKTEVNNFNCEIFTASWEKQNDEIHFHVSANRFLRGMVRALVGTMLDVGQGRMKVEEFQAVLESRDRKKAGRSVPAHGLYLRDIIYPKDIYL
- the proS gene encoding proline--tRNA ligase; its protein translation is MSKGLPKRSEDYSLWYNELVKKADLAENSDVRGCMVIKPYGFAIWEKMQATLDEMFKDTGHSNAYFPLFIPKSYLSKEADHVEGFAKECAVVTHYRLKNDENGKGVVVDPDAKLEEELIVRPTSETIIWNSYKNWIQSYRDLPLLINQWANVVRWEMRTRLFLRTAEFLWQEGHTAHATKQEAIDETVQMMNVYADFAENFLALPVLRGVKSESERFAGAEDTYCIEALMQDGKALQAGTSHFLGQNFAKAFDVKFANAEGGAMEYVWGTSWGVSTRLMGALIMAHSDDQGLVLPPKLAPFQVVIVPIFKSDEQLAEISEVALKIKADLKKLGITVKFDNRKTHKPGWKFAEYELKGTPVRIAIGPKDLENNTVEVARRDLLEKNVMPLDDNFAQSISELLDNIQETIYKKALDYRTSHSFEVDTYEEFKKIINSEEGGFVYAHWDGTAETEEKIKNETKATIRCIPIDQKLEEGKCVYSGKPSKGRVVFAKAY
- a CDS encoding shikimate kinase, encoding MKTPSKIFLVGMPGSGKSSLGKQLAEKLNRNFFDLDAEIERMAGWVIPDIFEQVGEDYFRELENSVLLMLIRLNEPAVIATGGGAPCFYDNMDQMNSAGATIFIDTPMDTIVERVKKEKSTRPLVNQMEDDTLAQDMDELYKKRLPQYEKASFTTNSNLEDILEYLESVKS
- a CDS encoding enoyl-CoA hydratase-related protein yields the protein MAQLETLALQVSDGILTITFIRESALNALNDKTFNELKSTFEEALDNKDISGIILTGAGEKAFVAGADITELAKMTEVNGRSFAEKGQEIFDMIEGSAKPVIAAVNGFALGGGCELAMACHMRIATANAKFGQPEVNLGVIPGYGGTQRLTQLVGKGKALELMLTGDMIGAEEALSLGLINYKVDSKAEMISKAEEILKKIQTKAPLAVGMVIDCVKAVHTSGENGFQTEANSFSRCCGTEDFQEGTSAFLEKRKPNFKGE
- a CDS encoding ABC transporter ATP-binding protein, which produces MEKEKPDGKILDFKVLKRIFVFVKPYMTQFWLLVLLTIALAILVPIRPYLIQVTIDNDVANGDFDGLIFMIGLLIVLLIAQAFVQYAHTYLSSWLGQYIIRDIRTSLYEHIQKLKLKFFDKTPIGRLVTRNISDIETLADVFSQGIAMMIGDLLQLVVILIFMFYTDWKLTLVSLSTLPVLIFATYIFKEKIKVSFNSVRTAVSNLNSFVQEHITGMSIVQIFNSEERELEKFKDINREHKKANIKSVMYYSVYFPVAEVIQAIGIGLVVWYGAVKMIDAQYQPGVLIAFIMYIQMFFRPIRMIADRFNTLQMGIVSSNRLIDLLENKEHIPNEGSKNPDHLEGQVVFDKVWFAYNDEDYVLKNISFEVEPGQTIALVGATGAGKSSVINLLSRFYDINKGSIAVDGYDIHEYELSALRRNIGVVLQDVFLFSDTIEKNITLGNEDISREQVMHAAELVGAREFIERLPGGLDYNVMERGATLSVGQRQLISFVRAMVYDPKIIVLDEATSSVDTETEELIQRAIDRMMKGRTSIVIAHRLSTIQHADKILVLEQGEIKETGSHDELLAKDGYYAQLHKMQYKEVTNKIA
- the kbl gene encoding glycine C-acetyltransferase, translated to MYKSLEAKLKTQLQEIKEAGLFKSERIITTPQGADIKTSEGKEVINFCANNYLGLSSHPKVIEAAKAAIDTHGFGMSSVRFICGTQDIHKELERKISEFLGTEDTILYAAAFDANGGVFEPLFGPEDAIISDALNHASIIDGVRLCKAQRYRYNNNDMADLEAKLIEAKDAKCKIIVTDGAFSMDGTVAQMDKICDLADKYDALVMTDECHSTGFMGKTGRGVHELCGVMDRVDIITGTLGKALGGASGGFTSGKKEIIEMLRQKSRPYLFSNTLAPSIVGASIAVIDMLSETTELRDKLEANTKYFREKMTAAGFDIKPGFHPIVPIMLYDAVLSQKFAARLLEEGIYVIGFYFPVVPKGQARIRVQLSAVHDQGHLDKAIAAFTKVGKELGVI